Within the Microcoleus sp. bin38.metabat.b11b12b14.051 genome, the region ATTTCGTCTATCAAATCACCAACCCTGTTTTACGAATGGCAAAAATATCGCTGTGCTTATGATGTTTATCAACCAACTACTGCGACAGAAGATAGCATCCCTTTGTTATTAATTCATCCCATAGGAGTTGGATTGTCAAGAGTATTTTGGCAGAGATTTTGCGAAACTTGGTACAAATCAGGTAACACAAATCCGATTTACAATCCCGACCTTTTGGGCTGCGGTGATTGCGAAATGCCCGCTGTGGCTTGCTATCCTAGCGATTGGGCGGCACAGTTGCAGTTTTTCTTGGAGACTGTAGTAAAAAAACCTGCGATCGTCCTCGTGCAAGGTGCTTTACTGTGTGTAGCCTTGGAATTAGCCAAAATCCAGCAAGAAACTGGTTCTAATTTAATTCGCGGATTAGTCCTTGCGGGGCCTCCAGCCTGGGCGGTGATGAACAAACATTCCACAGATAGAGAGCAAAGAATCGTCTGGAATTTGTTAGACTCTCCGTTAGGAAACGCTTTTTATCGCTACGCCAGACGCACTGAATTTTTGCGTTCTTTTTCTGCAAAACAACTGTTTGGCGATGCGGCAAATGTTGACAGTGAATGGTTGGATGCTTTGCAGGCTGGGGCCGCCAATCCTGACAGCCGTCATGCCGTTTTCTCGTTTTTAGCCGGATTTTGGCGGCAAGATTATAGTACCGCGATTCAACAGTTTATGAATCCAGCACTCGTTATCGTGGGAGAAAAAGCTTCAAGCATTAGTCAATCGGGAAAGAAAGAGAAACCAGAGGAAAAACTAGCGCAATATTTGGCTAACTTTCCCAAGGCTGAGGGCTTATTAATGCCGGGGCGCAATGTTTTACCCTACGAATCAACCGCAGAATTTGTCGGGGCGGTTGCCGAATTTGCGAAGTTAAATAAATAAAAATTCATTCGTTCGTAGTACGGACTTCAGTCCGTCCCAAAGGACTAAAGTCCTCACTACGAACCTGAGTTTGTAGTACGGACTTCAGTCCGTCCCAAAGGACTAAAGTCCTCACTACAAACCTGAGTTCGTAGTGCGGACTTCAGTCCGTCCAAAAGGACTAAAGTCCTCACTACGAACCTGAGTTTGTAGTACGGACTTCAGTCCGTCCAAAACGACTAAAGTCCTCACTACGAACCTGAGTTTGTAGTACGGACTTCAGTCCGTCCCAGAAGACTAAGGACTAAAGTCCTCACTACGAACCAATTTTTTAACCGCGATGCCAAATCGTGATACCATCCTTTTGGTCAATCAAAGTAACTCCCTGATCCTTAAGTTCATTGCGAAGCCGATCGCCCTCAGCGAAATCCCTAGCAATCCTGGCATCCTTCCGCTGCTGAATCATCGCCTCAATTTCCGCATCAGTCAAGCCACCAACCGCATCATCGCCGTCAGCTTCCGGCTGAACTTCCAACCCCAAAACCCCCGCCAAACCGACCAAAGTCAGCCACTTTTGCTGTAACAACTCCGGCGCAGTGTCAGTTTTGCCTTGATGCACCAAAACATTGCTTTCCTTACCCAATTCCTTAGCCAATTCAAACAAAACAGCTAAAGCAGCCGGAGTATTGAAATCATTATCCATCGCTGCTTGGAATTCCTGCACAGCTTCGGTATCTGGTGCGGTTTTCTCAACATCCCAACTCAGTTTATCTGCATATCGGAGTCCAAAAAGCAAGCCTTCATTGATCGTATTCCAGCCATTTCTAGCAGATGCGATCGCATCTTCGGTAAAATCTATCTGACTGCGGTACTGCGCCATAAACACAAACAGCCTCACCGCCATCGGTTCCACCGCTTTTGACTTATCGCTTTGATTCTTACTCCCCTTAACAAGGGCAGATTCATTGTCACTCTTACTCCCCCCCTTAGCAAGGGGGGGCTGGGGGGGGTCAGATTCTGAATCGCCCGACCAATTCCCCTCCAACAAATCGCGAATAGTAATAAAATTGTACAAAGACTTCGACATCTTTCTGCCATTAACAGTCACAAAAGCATTGTGCATCCAATAATTAGCCAGAGACTTACCAGTCGCGGCTTCAGATTGAGCAATTTCGTTTTCGTGGTGGGGAAAAGTTAAATCGGAACCACCGCAGTGAATATCAATAGTTTCTCCCAAGTAATCGCGCACCATCGCCGAACATTCAATGTGCCATCCGGGGCGACCTTTTCCCCAAGATGAATCCCAAAAAGGTTCACCGGGTTTAGCACTTTTCCAGAGGGCGAAATCTGAGGAATTTTGCTTTTTTTGAGCTTCTATTTCGGCGGTTTCCAATCTGCCGCTAGCCCCGGCTGCCATTTCTTCCAACTTGCGGCCGGAAAGTTTGCCGTAGTTGTCAAACTTGCGAACGCTGTAGTAAACGTCGCCGCTGTTTGCGTAAGCAAAGCCTTTGTTTTCTAACTCGTGAATCAGCCGTTTGATGCCGTCTATCGAGTGCGTGGCGCGGGGATATTCATCGGCCCTGAGAATATTTAGCTTGTCCATGTCGGCAAAATATTCGTCGATGAAGCGTTCGGCTACCGCTTCCATTGTGGAATTTGTCTCGCGGGCTCTGTTGAGAATTTTGTCATCAATATCGGTAAAATTCTGTACGTAGCGCACCGAGTATCCGCGCCACATCAGATATCGGCGCACCATATCCCACACAATGTAAGCGCGGGCGTGGCCGACATGGCAGTAATCGTACACCGTAACGCCGCAGCAATACATCCGCACCTTTGAGGGTTCGAGGGGCTCGAAAGGTGATTCACGGCGGGTCAAGCTGTTGTAAAGCGTTAGAGGCATGGGATTTGAGATTTGGGATTCATGTACCTACCTACTTATTGTATTGCGGTTGGTGAATCTTTCGGTGTTATTACCAAATACGATCGACTCGGCGGTTGAAACCGCGTCTTGTCACACAAAGATTAACCCGGCGGTTGAAACCGCGTCTTGTCACACAAAGTCTGCCTCCGCAGACTAAGAGATAATTATCTAGGATTTAGAAGGATTACCAAACATCTGTTAAATCTAAGACAAATCCCGGTAATATATCTCCCCCGGATAAAGTCCTGGGATTATTTAATATTTCCACATCCTGATTTTGTCTGTATATCTCAACTTTCTGGTTTTTGCGATCGATTAACCAACCCAAACGAGCTCCATTTGCGATATATTCTCGCATTTTTTATCGCAATGGTTCCATGTTGTCAGATTTAGAACGCAATTCTACAACAAAGTCTGGACAGAGGGGAGCAAAGCCTTCTTGTTCTTTGGGTGTGAGAGTTTGCCACCGTTCTAATTTAACCCAGGAAGCGTCTGGGGAGCGATCGGCACCATTGGGCAGTTTAAAACCGCTAGAAGAGTCAAATGCTACTCCCAGCTTGGTTTGGCGATTCCACAGCCAGAGTTGTCCTTCAATATCTAGGTTTCGATTGCCTGTCTCACTTCCAGTGGGTGCCATAATGATTAATTCTCCTGTAGCAGTTCTCTCTAGCCTTAAGTCACGGTTAACGGCAGCAATTTGCTGGAACTGTTCGTGAGTTACTTTGAAGGTTTGAGGAATGGTAATGGTAGTTTTGAGCATACTGTGCGGCCTCGCGATCGGCTATTACCTATTCTATTATGTCACAAAAGCTTGCAAAGTTATATCGGCTTTTTCAAGTAACTTTGTACTAATCATACAAAGCTTTTCTATTCCTTCGTGATAAAATTATGAGATATTGCGTAGCTGAAATACATAGGAGAAAAAGATCGTAAATAGCATACCTCAACTACTTCCAGAAGAAGCCACTATCGGACGCTATGATCGGTTGCTAAAAACTGGACAGGCGATAATCTAACATCGATTTATCGCCGTCAGGGACTTTACAGCCCAGAGATTAGACGCAGCTTACAGGAAGTTATCCGGTTGAATAAGTTAGTTTGGTCGAGAATTTTTGACAAGGAAGGTAATAGCTGATGAAAGAAAATATCTGGATCAACATTTTAGAAAAAAATAAATTAATGCGATCGCCTGATGAAGTGACAGCTTTTGAAAATGCTTTAGCCTCACTTGCCAATTATCCTCAAGATGAAGATTTGCAAAATTTACATTTGATTTTAGACGATCGCTGTGAACAGCCAGAAGTCATGTTTGGTTTGATTCATTTTCTAGAATCTTTTGATGTATCAGCACAGATTCAAGCATTTGTTACAGTTGTACCGCAATTAATGCTCGTTGCTTCGGAATGGACGAGAATCCTTCACAGCCGCATTTTGAATGATGATGATGCTTGTCGTTTGTATCTAGATATTTTGCATTCATTGAACTCCCAAGAACCTAATTTTGTTCGTCAATTGCTGGAAGAAAGCGCTAGTTACCATTTAAACCAGCGGGAACCAAAATTAGAGTTAGCTAGGTAAGGACGTTTTTAGGCTACAGCAAAATCTGTCAAAGGGCGATCGTCTGGATGGTGAAAAGCCAAAACTATATCACTTTGAGGAACTCCTTCCTTTAACAGTTCGTTGGCGATTCCTTCTTCAGTCCAATCTTCTTCTATCCAAATCTTATTATTTTTAATCTGGATGTGAACTGTGATTCCTCTGACTCTTTTGTTTTGTTGCCATCCTACCTGAAACCAAAGATATTGACCGCGCTGATCGTCAAAGGCTAGAAGCATCTCTGTGTTGGCTGCGGTTTGGTTGGCGATCAGGCGATCGTACTCGCTCAAAATCTTTTGGATTAGGGCGCGATAGTTTTCTATTTTATCCATTGTCTAATTACCTCCGATTGGATCTCGACAACTATAATTTTAAAAGGCATATAGCGATTCTCAAAAAAATGAAGTATTGACCGACTCAATGCCTCAATCCCCGAATCTAAAATCTAAACCTGTACCTCACCTTTTTGACAAAGACATATCTATTCTGAACGATCGCCCTCACCCTCCAAACTCATCAAAAGCCCACTATCACAATTTATCATCAAACCCTGACATTTGCTTCAATACCGATCCCCCGACTCCCTAAATGTCATGATTTTTTGACAAATTGATCCCCGAATCGCCGAAAATGCGTATAAGTACCCATGATTCAGGCAAAAGACCCCTTGACCAGACCGGGAATTGTCTGCAACATTAAGTCATGACAAAGCGATCCCAAAGAAATGCTTTGATTGAGCAACTCTGGGAGTCAGATAGCGCGTGTGCTGCCGGCACAGCGTTGCTAGCAGCACCGATCGCACTCGCACAATCGATCTTGTCAATCAAGAATCGATAGATAAAGTTTTATTTAGAACGGTGCGCGCAGAAGCCCCCAAGTCAAAAACCCCGATCGCAATTGGGGACAAGACAAGCTAAAAACCAGCAAGGCTTCATAGGTTGGAGAGTTTCAGAAGCTCATTACTACTTGAATTTAAAAGAGTTTCTAACTCAAAAAGTCAACATATTTGTGTTGAAGTAAAAAATCTAACCCGCCATCCCAAA harbors:
- a CDS encoding alpha/beta fold hydrolase, with the translated sequence MSQSSTQNLSAISSIKSPTLFYEWQKYRCAYDVYQPTTATEDSIPLLLIHPIGVGLSRVFWQRFCETWYKSGNTNPIYNPDLLGCGDCEMPAVACYPSDWAAQLQFFLETVVKKPAIVLVQGALLCVALELAKIQQETGSNLIRGLVLAGPPAWAVMNKHSTDREQRIVWNLLDSPLGNAFYRYARRTEFLRSFSAKQLFGDAANVDSEWLDALQAGAANPDSRHAVFSFLAGFWRQDYSTAIQQFMNPALVIVGEKASSISQSGKKEKPEEKLAQYLANFPKAEGLLMPGRNVLPYESTAEFVGAVAEFAKLNK
- the cysS gene encoding cysteine--tRNA ligase — translated: MPLTLYNSLTRRESPFEPLEPSKVRMYCCGVTVYDYCHVGHARAYIVWDMVRRYLMWRGYSVRYVQNFTDIDDKILNRARETNSTMEAVAERFIDEYFADMDKLNILRADEYPRATHSIDGIKRLIHELENKGFAYANSGDVYYSVRKFDNYGKLSGRKLEEMAAGASGRLETAEIEAQKKQNSSDFALWKSAKPGEPFWDSSWGKGRPGWHIECSAMVRDYLGETIDIHCGGSDLTFPHHENEIAQSEAATGKSLANYWMHNAFVTVNGRKMSKSLYNFITIRDLLEGNWSGDSESDPPQPPLAKGGSKSDNESALVKGSKNQSDKSKAVEPMAVRLFVFMAQYRSQIDFTEDAIASARNGWNTINEGLLFGLRYADKLSWDVEKTAPDTEAVQEFQAAMDNDFNTPAALAVLFELAKELGKESNVLVHQGKTDTAPELLQQKWLTLVGLAGVLGLEVQPEADGDDAVGGLTDAEIEAMIQQRKDARIARDFAEGDRLRNELKDQGVTLIDQKDGITIWHRG
- a CDS encoding Imm30 family immunity protein; its protein translation is MKENIWINILEKNKLMRSPDEVTAFENALASLANYPQDEDLQNLHLILDDRCEQPEVMFGLIHFLESFDVSAQIQAFVTVVPQLMLVASEWTRILHSRILNDDDACRLYLDILHSLNSQEPNFVRQLLEESASYHLNQREPKLELAR
- a CDS encoding XisI protein, with amino-acid sequence MDKIENYRALIQKILSEYDRLIANQTAANTEMLLAFDDQRGQYLWFQVGWQQNKRVRGITVHIQIKNNKIWIEEDWTEEGIANELLKEGVPQSDIVLAFHHPDDRPLTDFAVA